One window of the Triticum dicoccoides isolate Atlit2015 ecotype Zavitan chromosome 3B, WEW_v2.0, whole genome shotgun sequence genome contains the following:
- the LOC119275576 gene encoding DEAD-box ATP-dependent RNA helicase 52A-like isoform X1, whose translation MAAPDSICVHHLVARPAGGEHAKGLAELKIVEGAIGNLSREALPGPVYGFQELGLAEAVLHNLARCQFETPSPLQCYSIPMVLAGRDLLVCAQKGSGKTTALLIPVLSGLVTAPVAAGRTGRMKCVKPRALLLVPTARLVKQIGADIRKFSYRTRIRVHSKMKGKMQKCQLEAGIDIVVSTPRRLINMVRTTQVSLEAIKYLVICELGLMLDMGFEKTLRKIVDDMHIPPKSARHTLLSSGTFQPAVQKLAWDFLSDYLFITGGRLEFSIGLTKQKIELASEEEKRGLLLNLLQKQSVSSAGMQSQLRTVVFVETKGKADSLKNWLCNEGFPATVIFADSSQQERESASLPFQISGISILIAANAASPGLDVANVDHLINYDLPKSVEEYVERIRTFARVGSATSFFTESNRSIAKGLLELMIEANLEVPDWLLDYANPDYTRSVELDSEDEENDKDRYDLARSLASRKIDNIYDLACVWAELNCRRTKQSFDDSRIKTMSKDCCIAFTQQEEYKFLKFYFVKVTQHCYSPESYEKTYWHYNFIAKIKSKSGIWTEGIYFAERKLECDVETFCCSFLEPSDDGECYGCQHGEAKVRHPTRGDYERGTPDHVWLSDGDCEISDDDMVDF comes from the exons ATGGCGGCGCCGGATTCGATCTGCGTCCACCACCTGGTGGCGCGACCGGCAGGAGGTGAGCACGCCAAAGGATTAGCTGAGCTCAAGATTGTGGAAGGGGCAATCGGGAATCTGAGCAGGGAGGCATTGCCAGGGCCGGTGTATGGGTTCCAGGAGCTAGGTCTGGCGGAAGCAGTTCTGCACAACTTGGCGAGGTGTCAGTTCGAGACCCCGAGTCCGTTGCAGTGCTACTCGATCCCGATGGTGCTGGCCGGCCGGGACCTGTTGGTTTGCGCGCAGAAGGGGTCCGGGAAGACGACCGCCTTACTCATCCCGGTGTTGAGTGGGCTGGTGACGGCGCCGGTAGCAGCAGGAAGAACAGGACGTATGAAGTGTGTTAAACCACGCGCGCTCTTGCTCGTGCCTACCGCCAGGCTTGTAAAACAG ATTGGTGCTGATATCAGGAAATTCTCTTACCGAACTAGAATAAGAGTTCATTCAAAGATGAAAGGGAAGATGCAG AAATGTCAGCTTGAAGCGGGCATTGATATAGTTGTTTCTACACCCCGACGTCTTATCAACATGGTTAGAACCACTCAAGTCTCCCTTGAGGCAATAAAGTATCTGGTCATATGCGAGCTTGGTTTGATGCTGGATATGGGGTTTGAAAAAACGTTAAGGAAGATAGTTGATGACATGCATATTCCACCGAAATCTGCCAGACATACTTTACTTTCCAGCGGTACTTTCCAACCAGCAGTACAG AAACTGGCTTGGGATTTCTTGTCAGATTACTTATTTATCACCGGTGGGAGGTTGGAGTTCAGTATTGGCCTAACTAAGCAGAAAATTGAGCTTGCCTCTGAAGAAGAGAAAAGAGGCCTCCTGCTAAATCTGTTACAGAAGCAATCCGTCTCTTCTGCCGGCATG CAGAGCCAACTCAGAACAGTAGTTTTTGTCGAGACAAAAGGAAAGGCTGATTCATTGAAGAATTGGCTATGCAATGAAGGTTTTCCTGCAACAGTGATCTTTGCTGACAGTTCACAGCAG GAGAGAGAGAGCGCATCGCTACCTTTCCAGATTAGCGGCATTTCTATCCTGATTGCTGCCAATGCAGCCTCACCAGGCTTGGACGTTGCAAATGTTGATCATTTGATTAACTATGATCTTCCAAAGTCTGTTGAGGAATATGTTGAGAGGATTAGAACATTTGCGAGAGTTGGTTCTGCCACTTCCTTCTTCACTGAGTCCAACCGGTCCATAGCAAAAGGCTTGCTGGAATTGATGATTGAGGCAAATCTAGAAGTGCCAGATTGGCTGTTGGACTATGCTAATCCTGATTATACTAG ATCTGTGGAAttggactcagaagatgaggagaaTGATAAGGACAGATATGATTTAGCTCG GTCTCTCGCCTCACGCAAGATTGATAACATATACGATCTGGCATGTGTTTGGGCTGAATTAAATTGCAGGAGAACTAAGCAAAGCTTTGATGATAGTAGGATCAAGACAATGTCTAAAGATTGTTGTATTGCATTTACACAACAAGAAGAATACAAG TTCCTCAAGTTCTATTTCGTCAAGGTTACTCAGCATTGTTATAGTCCTGAAAGTTATGAAAAAACCTATTGGCATTACAATTTCATTGCCAAGATTAAGAGTAAATCAGGAATCTGGACTGAAGGTATCTACTTTGCTGAAAGAAAATTAGAATGTGATGTGGAGACATTTTGTTGCTCTTTCCTGGAGCCGTCAGACGATGGTGAGTGCTATGGTTGTCAACATGGGGAGGCGAAGGTTCGGCATCCAACTAGAGGTGACTATGAGAGAGGAACACCTGATCATGTTTGGCTTTCCGATGGTGACTGTGAAATTAGTGATGATGATATGGTGGATTTCTAA
- the LOC119275576 gene encoding DEAD-box ATP-dependent RNA helicase 52A-like isoform X2: protein MAAPDSICVHHLVARPAGGPVYGFQELGLAEAVLHNLARCQFETPSPLQCYSIPMVLAGRDLLVCAQKGSGKTTALLIPVLSGLVTAPVAAGRTGRMKCVKPRALLLVPTARLVKQIGADIRKFSYRTRIRVHSKMKGKMQKCQLEAGIDIVVSTPRRLINMVRTTQVSLEAIKYLVICELGLMLDMGFEKTLRKIVDDMHIPPKSARHTLLSSGTFQPAVQKLAWDFLSDYLFITGGRLEFSIGLTKQKIELASEEEKRGLLLNLLQKQSVSSAGMQSQLRTVVFVETKGKADSLKNWLCNEGFPATVIFADSSQQERESASLPFQISGISILIAANAASPGLDVANVDHLINYDLPKSVEEYVERIRTFARVGSATSFFTESNRSIAKGLLELMIEANLEVPDWLLDYANPDYTRSVELDSEDEENDKDRYDLARSLASRKIDNIYDLACVWAELNCRRTKQSFDDSRIKTMSKDCCIAFTQQEEYKFLKFYFVKVTQHCYSPESYEKTYWHYNFIAKIKSKSGIWTEGIYFAERKLECDVETFCCSFLEPSDDGECYGCQHGEAKVRHPTRGDYERGTPDHVWLSDGDCEISDDDMVDF, encoded by the exons ATGGCGGCGCCGGATTCGATCTGCGTCCACCACCTGGTGGCGCGACCGGCAGGAG GGCCGGTGTATGGGTTCCAGGAGCTAGGTCTGGCGGAAGCAGTTCTGCACAACTTGGCGAGGTGTCAGTTCGAGACCCCGAGTCCGTTGCAGTGCTACTCGATCCCGATGGTGCTGGCCGGCCGGGACCTGTTGGTTTGCGCGCAGAAGGGGTCCGGGAAGACGACCGCCTTACTCATCCCGGTGTTGAGTGGGCTGGTGACGGCGCCGGTAGCAGCAGGAAGAACAGGACGTATGAAGTGTGTTAAACCACGCGCGCTCTTGCTCGTGCCTACCGCCAGGCTTGTAAAACAG ATTGGTGCTGATATCAGGAAATTCTCTTACCGAACTAGAATAAGAGTTCATTCAAAGATGAAAGGGAAGATGCAG AAATGTCAGCTTGAAGCGGGCATTGATATAGTTGTTTCTACACCCCGACGTCTTATCAACATGGTTAGAACCACTCAAGTCTCCCTTGAGGCAATAAAGTATCTGGTCATATGCGAGCTTGGTTTGATGCTGGATATGGGGTTTGAAAAAACGTTAAGGAAGATAGTTGATGACATGCATATTCCACCGAAATCTGCCAGACATACTTTACTTTCCAGCGGTACTTTCCAACCAGCAGTACAG AAACTGGCTTGGGATTTCTTGTCAGATTACTTATTTATCACCGGTGGGAGGTTGGAGTTCAGTATTGGCCTAACTAAGCAGAAAATTGAGCTTGCCTCTGAAGAAGAGAAAAGAGGCCTCCTGCTAAATCTGTTACAGAAGCAATCCGTCTCTTCTGCCGGCATG CAGAGCCAACTCAGAACAGTAGTTTTTGTCGAGACAAAAGGAAAGGCTGATTCATTGAAGAATTGGCTATGCAATGAAGGTTTTCCTGCAACAGTGATCTTTGCTGACAGTTCACAGCAG GAGAGAGAGAGCGCATCGCTACCTTTCCAGATTAGCGGCATTTCTATCCTGATTGCTGCCAATGCAGCCTCACCAGGCTTGGACGTTGCAAATGTTGATCATTTGATTAACTATGATCTTCCAAAGTCTGTTGAGGAATATGTTGAGAGGATTAGAACATTTGCGAGAGTTGGTTCTGCCACTTCCTTCTTCACTGAGTCCAACCGGTCCATAGCAAAAGGCTTGCTGGAATTGATGATTGAGGCAAATCTAGAAGTGCCAGATTGGCTGTTGGACTATGCTAATCCTGATTATACTAG ATCTGTGGAAttggactcagaagatgaggagaaTGATAAGGACAGATATGATTTAGCTCG GTCTCTCGCCTCACGCAAGATTGATAACATATACGATCTGGCATGTGTTTGGGCTGAATTAAATTGCAGGAGAACTAAGCAAAGCTTTGATGATAGTAGGATCAAGACAATGTCTAAAGATTGTTGTATTGCATTTACACAACAAGAAGAATACAAG TTCCTCAAGTTCTATTTCGTCAAGGTTACTCAGCATTGTTATAGTCCTGAAAGTTATGAAAAAACCTATTGGCATTACAATTTCATTGCCAAGATTAAGAGTAAATCAGGAATCTGGACTGAAGGTATCTACTTTGCTGAAAGAAAATTAGAATGTGATGTGGAGACATTTTGTTGCTCTTTCCTGGAGCCGTCAGACGATGGTGAGTGCTATGGTTGTCAACATGGGGAGGCGAAGGTTCGGCATCCAACTAGAGGTGACTATGAGAGAGGAACACCTGATCATGTTTGGCTTTCCGATGGTGACTGTGAAATTAGTGATGATGATATGGTGGATTTCTAA